aagacagggggtggggggggggaagaggacgGACCACTACTCCCGGAAACACCCCGCGCCGGCGGCGAGTTGTGCCCGCGCGGGGCCTGTCGGGAGTTGTAGTCCTGGCACCCCCGCCCGCCATCGGTCCGCACCTCTGCGAGTGGTGAGCCAGGCGAAGGTGCCACAGCGCGCGGCCCAGGCGCTGTTGCTGCAGGAGGAGCTGGCCCGGGGGCTCCCCGGCGCCTCCGTTGGCCGGCGAGCGCAGACCCATGTTCTCGAAGTAGTGCGCCAAGAAGGCGATAGGCTCCTCGGGCCGGGTCTCCAGCACCTTTAGGAGGGCTGCGCGCAGCATCTCCGTCACGCCGACCTGCCGGAGGAAGTCCTCCTCGCTTTCAGCCGCCGCCACTGCCTGAGAAACCGACGTCCGGCCACTGTCCGGGAAATTGGCCGCTGGTGCTACTGCCGGCCGCCGTTTCTCCACTGCCGCCATCTTTGCTGGGGGCAGCGGGACCGGAAGCGCCGCCATAATTCACGGAGCGATGAGGCGCCCTCCCTCGACGGCCATTTTTGTTAAGGGCAGAGGCAGCTCCTCCTCCGCCCCACCCCCCAAGAGTCAAGTTAGTGACCAGCGCAGGCtacttttccccctgtgccatgACTGGCTTTATCTGTTTGCGTCTCTCCTTCTACTCCATGGCTGTATCTTCTTGCTTCGGTCTCGAATCGTGAGCTTGCCAGGCTTTAAAATGGTGCACCCCCCCTCCCAGGAAGGGCTTGGTTTCTGGCTTGAAGCGCGATACGATGCCATCTTGGTAGTGGGCAAGTCTTCAAGCACGGTCTCCTAGCAACCAGGCACTGGGTACCAGAGAAACCCCCACAAAGCTCACCAGGAATCCAGGGCTGAAAGTGGAGTCCAGAACGTTTTCTGCGTTTGCTCTCAGACTCGGCCTGGGCTCTCCCGGGTTTTTGGCCTCACTCCGTCTCCTTTCTGAGCGTTTAGCGTGCCTGAGCGGAGTCTTTACCCGAgtcctcttccttttccagaCTGTTACCCTTCCTGACCaccagagggggatgctctcgtAACTGTAAAGTGCCGAGGCTCTCCAGTAATCTCTCATGTCTCTCTTCTGTGTGATCTTTGCCTGTTTATCTACTGTCatcggtacacacacacacacacacacaccacacataccacacacacacacaccacacataacacacacacaccacacataccacacacacacaccacacatatcacatacacaccacacacatatacacacacaccacatacacaccacacatagtacacatacacaccacacgcacacaccacacatgccacacacacacaggacacacacacaccacacatatcacatatacacacatacccaccacacacacatacacacacactacatacacaccacacatagtacacacatacacaccacacatgccacacacacacaggacacacacacacacaccacatataccacacacatacactacatacacacacacacaccacatataccacacacatacacaggacacacacacacactgtactggctggctctgtgtgtcaacttgacacaggctggagttatcacagagaaagaaacttcagttggggaggtgcctccatgagatccagctgtggggcattttctcaattagtgatcaaggagggagggccccttgtgggtggggccatccctgggctggtgctcttgggttctatgagagagcaggctgagcaagccaggggaagcaagccagtaagaaacatccctccatggcctctgcatcagctcctgcttcctgacctgcttgagctccagtcctgacttcctttagtgatgaacagcagtgtggaagtgtaagctgaataaaccctttcctccccaacttgcttcttggtcttgatgtttgtgcaggaatagaaaccctgactaagacaaattggtaccagcatagtggggtattcctgtgacaacctgaccatgttttggggaggattgtggaaggactttggaactttgagctagaaaatccattagaatattaagagctcggtggaaagttctgtaggagcttggaagccaactttaagaacagtgcaaaagatggaggcctgacttctgaaatttcagagggaagattaaagactcttacagtggccatgttttgattgtgaagattctgtggttttggttagctggggctgaagaatcagctgtgagtaacaagatatcagaaccactaaagcaaacctttgtgttactgggactattgatgctggttagctggagctaagaagttagcactgattaagaagagaccagcatcactgagatgaaatcttcttggaagtgttttctgagagcacagagagtgtattccagagatagccacagtagtattttgtgctgtggctggacttggtattgtgtaagagtcacccagatggtactggttttgaaggcatgaaggggtcatgaagagcagctgaggctcttggcacagtgagaggccacggaaggccattggtgaaggtgcagcctcagttgtaattgatggcccaggatttgaaggggtcatgcataggagcagaggcttgtcaccatgaagagagcctatgagaggatattggtgaagcctagttacagtataagtcagcagtgttttggagatgccagtaccatgtgatgaccaccgagaacagcagcagcagtggggtaCAGGCcactggagcctagaagacaagctgtgtgctacaaagggcagagctggagaagtgacccaagtccttggaggaACCCGGAAGATTGAGTTGAgttagatcccagacattgaatcattggagtttgagttttgcttttggttgtgactgtgccctgatatgtttccctcttgaaggaagaaagcattttagtggagcccacagttgagagactttgaatttttaaaagacttgaattttaaagatattggacattttgaagtgattgaactttaAATGTGTAAAAGACTGTGGGacctttaaagtaatttagatcttggggatgaataagaaagtaagggttgaggcttaatagtgatgtgtttgtgtgtagttgacaaggggtcaattgtactggctggttttgtgtgtcaacctgaaacaggctggagttatcacagagaaaggagcttcagttggggaagtgcctccatgagatccagctgtggggcattttctcaattagtgatcaaggggggagggccccttgtgggtggtgccatccctgggctggtggtcttgggttctataagagagcaggctgagcgagcaggggaagcaagccagtaagaaacatccctccatggcctctgcatcagctcctgcttcctgacctgcttgagctccagtcctgacttcctttagtgatcaacagcaatgtggaagtgtaagctgaataaaccctttcctccccaacttgcttcctggtcatgatgtttgtgcaggaatagaaaccctgactaagacacacacacacacacacacacacacaaacactacacacactacatacacacacaccacacataccacacacatacacaggacacacacacacacacacacacacacacacacgtgtgcgcacAAACACACCTGTTAATTTTAAAGTGCCTTGGCTTCCTCCAAGGGTGGGCGCTCCTGAGCCTTCCCCTGCTTCCCCAGGTCCAGTTGGGAAGTGGCCAGCGGCCACCCACGAATTCTCACTCGCTGGttggctctctctcctgcccatcctctgtctgtctcccacgctcatcctagccagagcaacccTAAGGGTCCCGCCCACCGCCCTCCGCCCCGCCCACCTCCCTCCGCCCCGCCCACCTCCCTCTGCCCAGTCATTAgcgctggcatctttattgatcgatCAAAGCCCagctggggacaaggaccttcagcgtGTGGACAATAGATTCCTGATGGAATCCAAGCATTATGACCAATGTCCAACAATATGCCGCTCCCCATCAGGCTGCAGGACTAGACGCCCCAAGGGTTCTTGCTTTCTTGAGGTCTTTGACCTGAGGAACCCCCCACTGTcttgaggaaggaagaagagtctCCAGTAATCTCTCATGTCCCTCTTCTGTGTGATCTTTGCCTGTTTATCTACTGTAATCGGTTTTATTCCCTTGTCCGGCATCCCACACCGGTCTCCGTGATTTCTCAGGTTACCCCCCAAGCACTTTTCCCAGGGGTAAAAAACGTGGGTACCTCCTTAGTTATGCTACTTAAATGCAGGTATTTCCCGGTCCGGTCCAGTACCCTCCTGCCAGTTGCTCCGGCCTACCAAGGTAGACTGGGATGTGCGCCTGTCTCCGGGGACTCTGGGTGCGGGGATACGTGATGTGATGTGTAGAGCCTCCCTGTCCACAGCATGAATGGGCACGCCAGTGGCTAGACACGGGGCCTTTATTTAGCTCTGGGCCAGCAGGCAGGAGGGCCCAGTTGCCTGGGAGGAGCTTCTAGATGTGCGGACCACCAAGGAAAGGGGCCACACTGTCATGTTGATGTCCCAAATCCTGTAGTTGGTCACCTTCTGCCTCCTTTATTTAGTCTGGCATAATTGAGACTTCATAGGAGCGTGCACGAGCTGGTGTCTGGGCGAGGACCTGGCCGGTAGCGTCTCCACAGGTGGTAGGCAAGGAAGGCCAGTGCAAGCAGCCCCAGCACCAAGCTTCCCATCCACAGGGCCATGACGGAGGCTGAAAGCGCAGGAAGAAAGGCTGTCATCAGCCCCAGCGCCTGTGGGCTCCTCAGAGGGAACTGTACACGGGCCCACACAGTTTAAAAGTGgacttctactttttttttttttttttttttttttttggttttttgagtcagggtttctctgtgtagccctggctgtcctggaactcactctgtagaccaggctggcctcgaactcagaaatccgcctgcctctgcctcccaagtgctgggattataggcgtgcgccaccacgcctggctttttttttttttttttgacttctacttttttgttgtttttttttttatgtttttgtttttgttttttgagacagggtttttctgtatagccctggctatcctggaactcactctgtagaccaggctggcctcgaactcagaaatccacctgcctctgcctcccaagtgctgggattacaggtgtgtaccaccactgcctggctagtttttgtttttaaattagggtctcactctgtagcttaggctgatccttctgcttctactgCCCAGGTACAGTTAAagctgtgtgtcaccatgcccagcttagttctggtgtgtgtgtgtgtggttttgctttgctttgctgagaCAAGAGTCttctatgtaatcctggctggctgtcctggaacttgctctgtagaccaggctgtccttgaactcagagatccacctgcctctgggattaaatgtgtgtgtcacCAACACCACCtggtttaaggttttttttttttttaatgtttttttgttgttgtttataagtgtgtgtgtgtgtgtctgtgtgtatgccacaTATAGGTACCCTTGCAAGTCAGAGGAGGGCTTCAAGTCTCTGGGTCCTGGAGTTACAAGTGACTGTTTCTTgtatctgcctcctgagagctgggattaaagacacgccCCAACACTCCCGGCTGTCTTCTCTGGGTGTGCAGGAGTTcttagtgtgcatgtatgtatgtgtgccacatgcacgTGGTGCTCTTGGAGGCCAAAAGTATGGGTTGTGCCCCCGGATCCGGAGTTACTGGTGTTTGTGAGCCATCCTATGGGAAGTgggcccaggtcctctggaagaccagtaaGTTCTCGTAACTTCTGAGCTGTCTATTGCTCCAGACCCagttcacatattttaaaaaattgaccaTTAAGACACGAGTCACAGTGGTGCGCAGCTGTTACCTCAGCACCGAGGGGGCCGAGACAAGAAGATCATGGTCACGTTCAGCTCTGAGGCAAGTTTGAAGCCTGCCTCGGGCATTTGAAAACAACCTTAAAAACTTATtccgggcggtggtgatgcacacctgtaatcccagcacttgggaggcagaggcaggccgatttctgagttcgaggccagcctggtctacagagtgagttccaggacagccagcactacacagagaaaccctgtctagaaaaaacaaaacaaaacaaataaaaaccaaaaaaaaccccccaaaaaccaaaaacgtATTCCATCTGTTTCACTGGATCTCCCTGTCTCTGGAAGTCTACAAGGTGCTTCAAGTTCTAAGTGGTCTCACAGACAGGAAAGCATATTGaatatggggaaactgaggctaggcATGGCACAGACCCCTACTAGTGTTTTAGTCCCAtttgtccctccctcccagtccccagcactcacagggaTTTGGGATCACATGGCCAGGAACATACAGGCTGGTCACTTGCCCTCCAGGGTCCAGGCGGCACTGGAACCAGCCCTCTGGAAAGGGACCTGGGGGCAGAGTGCTTAGCCGTGCCTGGGCCCCGATCTCCTCCTTGTGGTAGGCTGCCAGGTCACCAGGAGCCAAGGTCCAGTGCACGGTCACACCGGGTCCGCAGGATGCTTCGCAGAGCAATTCCCAGCCCGCCTCCAGGCCCTGGTGGATTTGGGGGTGGCAAGGTCCCTCGGAACTCAGAGTCCTGGGGTTAAGCTTGGGGTGTCGAGGGGTGGAAGGCAGGGCTGTGATGTTGAGCCCAGTGGAGACTGCCTCAGCAGTACTTGATGAAGTCAGGATATAGGGCTCAGCAGAGGTCGTGTTGGGGGGCTCAGGTGAGGTCTGGCTCTGTAGTACTACAAACAGAATGAATATCTTCCTGTAGCCTCAGTTTTCCCCATCTGCAGCCCAATATTGGTCCAGAACCTCTCCAACACCTCTTTCCCATCACGAGACACAGGGCATCATAGTAGCTTGGGCCAGCAACAATGACACAGAATAGTTAGTAGGTCCCAGCTCCTGTGCACGTCTACCAGGCTACTGTTTATCTTATttactttggattttcttttctttttttctttttttcttttttttttaccctgagacagggtttctctgtgtagccctggctgtcctggaactcactttgtagaccaggctggtctcgaactcagaaattcgcctgcctctgcctcccgagtactgggattaatggtgtgcaccaccaccgcccggctagataTTGAATTTGTGGACCTACAGGACAACCAATCACAGGCCCCAGAGCTGAGCCTAGAGGCAAATAGGACCCTGTGGTCTTACCTGGGATCTCCCTTCTATGGGTCAGCACCAGTTTGGGCAGCTGCATGGTGACCTGACAGTACAGGGCCGGAGGGGCGGGGAACCCCAGGGAGGGTAGCACCCAGTGTTGTGTCACCCGGAACATCGGTGTGCCCTCAGCCTCTTGCATCTCCTCCTCTTGCTCTGGTTCCAGGGCCTGGGCACCCTCCAGCCTCTGCTCTCCCAGCATCAGGGCAAAGGAGAGACTGTCCGGGCCTGCAGGCCAGACGCTGTGGGCCGTGCAGGACACTAACTGGTCCTGTCCAGGTACAAGGAACTCCGGGGACACCGCCAGCTGGTCCGGGAAGGCTGTGAATCGATATCGGGGGCCTGGGGCTGAGCTTGCAGGTCAGGTCTGGGCCAGGCAGAGGTGAGTTTGGAGAGACAGTGCAGCTATGGCCTTGGGTGGTTGGGACAGGAAGGGTAGAGATGTCAGAAGGTCTACAGTGTGTGGGGGGCCGTGGACTGTGGGGACCTGGTTGGCGATGGCATTGGTGTAGTGCAAGGTCCGGATTCCCCAGGGGTGGGTGGCACCTAGAAAGGCAGGGTGCGCCTCACCATACACAAGGATCTTCACGGAATGCTGGAAGCTTCGACTCCCACAGGAGGCCACGCACACACGAGTGCCGGCGTCCGACATCATGCCGCGGACAGAGAGGATGCTGCTGCCTGGCAGGGTCTGCACACTTCCCAGGTTGGTGTCCAGGCCGTGCCAATGCACCCGGGCTATGCCCTCACCGCAGGACATGCTGCAGGTGATCTGGAGGGATGTGCCCATCGCCACAGCTACCTCAGGCTCAGGCGGATTCACCTGGAAGGACTGGCCTGCGGAGCGAGAGCGTTAAAGCCGTGTTGGGGCAACCAGGTCCCGGATCCCAGCCCTGACCCCAGCTGGCCTGCGACCCCGGGGCGGGGCTCGAGACCTCTGCCCTAGGTTCCTTGATTAGAGAACACAGAGCCGCCTTCCCCAGACCAGCCTCAGAGTGTGGGCTTTCATAGCACTCCCAAGATCTCCTCCCGTGgacccactctctctctctctctctctctctctctctctctctctctctctcggcctgcctccctccccacatGCCTGATTACCTCTGCTGAGCTGGAAGGGTAAGGCGGCCAGGGCCAGCAGGAGGGCCAGGATGGACTCcatgcctgcctctctgtcttgTGACCGCCAGGGGAAGCGGCTTAAATAAGAGTGGGCAGGCAGCTTCCTACCGTCTGAgaccctgcctctcctcccccttctgccTGCTCTGTGGGAATTTCCCAGGGGGCTTTCCCAGCCCGACCCCCCACTttgtaggaggcagagaggcggAGGCTAGAGGTGAGGCAGGGACCCGGGAACACAGCCATTACAGATGGGCAGGGATTGTCCGGGAAGGTTCCAGGCGCCAGTTCTATGGATGGGAAGGCCGAAGCTAAAAGGAGGTGGGTCACCATGGTGGGTCAAGTGCATGGACATCGGCCAGTCCTCGGTGGCTCCGCCCACCCAGCTGCTAGAGCGGTGCCTTCACTTCCACAGGCGGCCACAGGAGGGCGGCAGAGGGGCCTGGCCTGGCTCTGGATGGTGAGGGTCCCCTGGCCAAGCGCCAGGGTGGGAGTTGTTCTGGGACCTGAGTTCTATGTGACATGTGTCTGGCATAAGTCACCAGTTGTCCCCTAAGTCTTTGTCCTTTCACTGCAGGCCTGGCAGAGCCCGGGGTGTGGGGCAGGCTCACTTGGTCCTGCAATGCGGAGACTTAGGTTGGTGGATCCTTGTGGGGCCGTGGACCTTGCCAGGAAACCTGGTACGGTTAAGCAGGATCAGAGTCCCTGGCACCCAGGCACCCACCCGAGACCGTAGGCggctccctgctccctcccaggttcctgtcctgggaCACGTGCCCACTCCCCACATCGGAAACATGACCTGTGCTCATGTAGGCCAGAAAAGAGTTCTCCATCACTAATGCAGTATCTAGAGGCCCTGACGGTATAGCCAATGAGCtacccttcccagacattccttcctgcaatTATTTAATCTCCGGTCCACCCTGAGGAGGTGGTGTGCACTCATTTTTCACGATGGAACATCAATAGacagtttggaaccaaggactgtctctCTCATCAGGAATGCAGTGGGGAGCACGGGGAGCCTTCCATGCAGAGCCACAGCCTACGTCTCCCACAGAAGGCCCCTCCGTGTTCCCAGGCAACGGCTGCTAAGCTAAGgacaaacaaacaccaacaaaCGTCGATGGATGAGCTTCCCGGGCTCACGGCTGGCCTCCGCTGGAAGGCCCCCAattctgttcctccctccccaagacACAGTGCTGTCGGGATGTCCAGGAGTTTGGGAGCCCCGGCCCCCTGGCTCCTCACTGCAGTGCCCAGTGCCGGGGACACGTGTGGCCTCCAATTCTGACCACTCTGTGTGGTTTTCCAGCGGTGACTGACTGCCCGGGAGTCCCAAATCTTAGACCAAATGTTTCCACCCCCTCAGCTGTGTTTTGTCGCATCCCTCAAGGCCAGCCCAGGGTAGATGCAGTCTAGTCCTCATTTTGTCTGCCCAAGTGTCCGTTCCCACACTCCAGCGTGGCCAAACATGGCTCCATCGATCCTGGGCCTCACTGTGGAGCTCTGAGGCGATCGTACATTCTGTGAGCTCGCCCCCACTTCCCGCCCAGCCCAGTCCTTACTGCAGAACTTCTGTCGTGGCTTACTAACACACCGAGGCCTGAGGGGCTTGCAGAGAAAGCGGGCTAGTTTCCTCTGTTCTCGCCGCAGGCAGCCCCGTCACTCTGCCATCTCTAAGATCTTCCCACCTCCCTTTCCAacctcctctgccttcctagggCAGCCGTGGACAGTGAAGCCTGTCTCCACGCTAGCGAGCA
The sequence above is drawn from the Apodemus sylvaticus chromosome 20, mApoSyl1.1, whole genome shotgun sequence genome and encodes:
- the Madcam1 gene encoding mucosal addressin cell adhesion molecule 1 is translated as MESILALLLALAALPFQLSRGQSFQVNPPEPEVAVAMGTSLQITCSMSCGEGIARVHWHGLDTNLGSVQTLPGSSILSVRGMMSDAGTRVCVASCGSRSFQHSVKILVYAFPDQLAVSPEFLVPGQDQLVSCTAHSVWPAGPDSLSFALMLGEQRLEGAQALEPEQEEEMQEAEGTPMFRVTQHWVLPSLGFPAPPALYCQVTMQLPKLVLTHRREIPVLQSQTSPEPPNTTSAEPYILTSSSTAEAVSTGLNITALPSTPRHPKLNPRTLSSEGPCHPQIHQGLEAGWELLCEASCGPGVTVHWTLAPGDLAAYHKEEIGAQARLSTLPPGPFPEGWFQCRLDPGGQVTSLYVPGHVIPNPSSVMALWMGSLVLGLLALAFLAYHLWRRYRPGPRPDTSSCTLL